One Syntrophaceae bacterium DNA window includes the following coding sequences:
- the asnB gene encoding asparagine synthase (glutamine-hydrolyzing) translates to MCGIAGVIDHRAADEKVHLLRRMLGLIRHRGPDAFGIYIDEKAGLGSARLSILDLAGGDQPIHNEDRTVWIVYNGEVFNYPDLRAELERNGHRFYTKTDTEVLVHLYEDLGPEFLSKLNGQFAFAIWDSREQRLMLARDRMGIRPLFYHLHNGRLLFGSEIKTIFAEPSVSREIDLQTLSDIFTCWSPLGDATAFRGVRQLLPGHYALYREGRMKTRPYWRLSFSGTDNGERPFEAYREELSALLYDATEIRLRADVPVGAYLSGGLDSTYVTALVKKHFNNRLRTFSVSFSDEKFDEAPFQLRAVDALQTDHRMIRCTERDIGENLPDVIWHTEVPMTRTAPVPLYMLSGLVRENNFKVVLTGEGSDEIFAGYDIFKEDRVRRFWARQPESALRPLLLRRLYPDIFSSDTDRAGAFLTGFFKRGLSRVGSHVYSHLIRWENTAQIKAFFSDALQAQAGTVEEFVNRYTAMLPEEYTRWDPLSRAQYTEISIFLSNYLLSSQGDRVAMGHSVEGRFPFLDYRVVEFACCLPPQHRLNVLKDKYILRKAANGLIPPELALRPKQPYRAPISRCFMDRQAPDYVEELLSAEALNAAGYFNPEKVSRLVEKCRKQDGALLSERENMAVVGIISTQLLDHLFVRRYTSRSILEADNVQIYSDGKISTSMNAGKEI, encoded by the coding sequence ATGTGCGGCATAGCCGGAGTCATTGATCATAGAGCTGCAGACGAGAAGGTGCATCTCCTTCGCCGAATGCTCGGACTTATCCGTCACCGGGGGCCGGATGCCTTCGGCATCTATATTGATGAGAAGGCGGGACTCGGCTCAGCGAGACTGAGCATCCTGGATCTCGCCGGCGGGGATCAACCGATTCACAACGAAGACAGAACCGTCTGGATCGTATACAACGGCGAGGTCTTCAATTATCCCGACCTTCGAGCGGAATTGGAGCGGAACGGGCACCGATTCTACACGAAGACGGACACCGAGGTTTTGGTGCATCTCTACGAGGACTTGGGCCCTGAATTTTTGAGTAAGCTCAACGGCCAGTTTGCTTTTGCCATTTGGGACAGCCGCGAGCAACGGCTGATGCTGGCCCGTGACCGCATGGGCATCCGGCCTCTTTTCTATCACCTGCATAACGGCCGCCTGCTGTTCGGATCGGAAATCAAGACGATCTTCGCGGAGCCCTCGGTCTCGAGAGAGATTGATTTACAGACCCTCTCGGACATCTTTACCTGCTGGTCGCCTCTTGGCGATGCGACTGCATTCAGAGGCGTTCGCCAGCTCCTACCGGGCCACTATGCCCTATACCGTGAAGGCCGAATGAAGACGCGGCCATACTGGCGTTTGTCTTTTTCCGGCACGGACAATGGTGAACGCCCGTTCGAAGCGTACCGGGAGGAGTTAAGCGCGCTCCTCTATGATGCGACGGAAATCCGCCTCCGTGCCGATGTTCCTGTCGGAGCCTACCTGAGCGGGGGGTTGGACAGCACCTATGTCACGGCGCTGGTCAAGAAGCATTTCAACAACCGGCTGCGCACATTTTCCGTCAGCTTCTCCGATGAGAAGTTCGACGAGGCGCCGTTTCAGCTCAGAGCCGTGGATGCCCTGCAAACGGATCATCGGATGATCCGGTGCACTGAGAGAGACATCGGTGAAAATCTGCCCGACGTCATCTGGCACACCGAGGTGCCCATGACGAGAACGGCCCCGGTTCCCCTGTACATGCTCTCGGGGCTGGTCCGTGAAAACAACTTCAAGGTTGTTCTGACGGGGGAGGGATCCGACGAGATCTTTGCAGGCTATGACATCTTCAAGGAAGACCGGGTGAGGCGCTTCTGGGCCCGTCAGCCCGAATCGGCCCTGCGCCCCCTGTTGCTGAGGCGGTTGTACCCCGATATCTTTTCTTCCGATACCGACAGGGCGGGAGCCTTCCTGACAGGCTTTTTCAAGAGAGGCCTCTCGCGGGTGGGCTCTCACGTCTATTCCCACCTGATCCGGTGGGAGAACACGGCCCAGATCAAGGCATTCTTTTCCGACGCGCTGCAGGCGCAGGCGGGCACGGTCGAAGAGTTTGTAAACCGATACACGGCCATGCTGCCGGAAGAGTACACGCGGTGGGATCCCCTGTCACGGGCCCAGTACACGGAGATCTCGATCTTTCTTTCCAACTACCTTCTGTCGTCGCAGGGGGATCGTGTCGCCATGGGACACTCCGTCGAAGGCCGGTTTCCCTTCCTGGATTACCGGGTTGTGGAATTCGCCTGCTGCCTCCCTCCGCAGCATCGCCTGAATGTGCTCAAGGACAAGTACATTCTCAGGAAAGCCGCCAATGGGCTGATCCCCCCGGAACTGGCTTTGCGGCCGAAACAGCCTTACCGGGCACCCATCAGCCGCTGTTTCATGGACAGGCAGGCCCCGGATTACGTGGAAGAGCTTCTTTCTGCCGAAGCGTTGAACGCCGCGGGATACTTCAACCCCGAAAAAGTCAGCCGGCTCGTCGAAAAGTGCAGAAAGCAGGATGGTGCCCTCCTGAGTGAGCGGGAGAATATGGCAGTGGTCGGCATCATCTCAACGCAGCTGCTGGATCATCTCTTCGTCCGCAGATATACCTCGAGATCAATCCTGGAAGCCGATAACGTACAAATCTATTCCGATGGCAAGATCAGCACATCAATGAACGCAGGCAAGGAGATTTAA
- the prmC gene encoding peptide chain release factor N(5)-glutamine methyltransferase, with the protein MKPDGHWRGHSVFATAEGRKKLLKLLHYLDTIAGREPRETLAIEDSQAVAVANVLEQRMRCVPPQYILGRAVFMGNTFYCTCDTLIPRPETSLLVQVAYDYLEKRRKNGCAEQTVIEIGTGCGNIAVSLALLCGEDVRILASDISPAAVEVARLNVQKYEADRKVSLFCGDLYEPFSRYQGGVDMVVCNPPYIPTTSLKKMAHEIIDHEPVIALDGGPYGLGIFRRLLNGAPAFLKKEGVLVFEIGEGQEKLIERLLARNGAYKEIDFFEYEGKVRVVRATKK; encoded by the coding sequence GTGAAACCGGACGGGCATTGGCGGGGGCACTCGGTTTTCGCAACGGCAGAGGGGAGGAAAAAGCTATTAAAGCTATTGCATTATCTTGACACGATCGCCGGCCGCGAGCCGCGCGAGACGCTGGCTATCGAAGACTCCCAGGCTGTCGCAGTTGCAAACGTGCTCGAGCAGCGCATGCGATGCGTGCCCCCGCAGTACATTCTGGGCAGGGCCGTTTTCATGGGCAACACGTTTTACTGCACGTGCGATACGTTGATCCCGAGACCCGAGACGAGCCTGCTGGTGCAAGTGGCATACGATTATCTCGAGAAAAGAAGAAAAAACGGCTGTGCGGAACAAACGGTCATAGAGATCGGTACGGGTTGCGGGAACATCGCCGTATCGCTTGCTCTGCTCTGCGGTGAGGATGTGCGGATACTGGCGTCAGACATCAGCCCCGCCGCGGTGGAAGTAGCCCGGCTGAACGTGCAAAAATACGAGGCAGACAGGAAGGTCTCGCTCTTCTGCGGCGACCTCTATGAGCCGTTCAGCAGATATCAGGGCGGTGTGGACATGGTGGTCTGCAATCCGCCATACATTCCGACGACATCCTTAAAAAAAATGGCGCACGAAATCATAGACCACGAACCTGTCATAGCCCTTGACGGCGGGCCCTATGGGCTGGGTATCTTCAGGAGACTCCTGAACGGAGCGCCGGCATTCCTGAAAAAGGAAGGCGTCCTGGTTTTTGAAATCGGGGAAGGTCAGGAGAAGTTAATCGAGCGGCTTCTGGCTAGGAATGGCGCATATAAGGAAATTGACTTCTTCGAGTACGAAGGCAAAGTCCGAGTCGTCAGAGCCACAAAAAAATAA
- a CDS encoding DUF3473 domain-containing protein → MHHPIVNALTIDLEDYFMVSAFESAVKRDSWHLYESRIEPNTRKVLDILDGEDGNTGVKATFFCLGWVGERYPSLIREIDRRGHEIACHGYDHQLVYRMTPEQFRKDVLISKRILEDASGKKVIGYRAPSYSITQQSLWALEILGEEGYRYDSSIFPIHHDRYGIPAAPRFPFLVKLDGNGGDEACAPIDFERLPLWELKPCEPRDDCIMEYPISTVRVMGLNIPISGGGYMRLLPYGLIRRGLSRINCDENKPFVFYMHPWELDPEQPRMTSISALSRFRHYVNLAETAYKLKKLLHDFKFSYMADVIGIR, encoded by the coding sequence ATGCACCATCCCATCGTCAATGCCTTGACCATCGACCTCGAAGACTACTTCATGGTCTCCGCATTCGAATCTGCCGTGAAGAGGGACAGCTGGCATCTCTACGAGTCCAGGATTGAGCCCAATACACGGAAGGTCCTCGATATTCTGGATGGGGAAGATGGGAATACCGGCGTCAAGGCCACCTTCTTCTGTCTGGGCTGGGTCGGCGAGAGATATCCATCCCTCATCCGGGAAATCGACCGCCGGGGCCACGAGATCGCCTGCCACGGTTACGATCACCAGCTCGTTTACCGCATGACCCCTGAGCAATTCCGCAAGGACGTTCTGATCTCGAAGCGCATCCTGGAGGACGCATCGGGGAAAAAGGTGATCGGATACCGCGCGCCCAGCTACTCCATCACTCAGCAGTCTCTCTGGGCGCTCGAAATCCTGGGTGAGGAAGGGTACCGCTACGATTCCAGCATTTTTCCCATTCACCATGACCGTTACGGCATACCGGCTGCGCCGAGATTCCCGTTCCTGGTCAAACTCGATGGTAATGGTGGGGACGAAGCGTGTGCACCTATCGATTTCGAGCGACTGCCTCTATGGGAATTGAAGCCATGTGAACCGCGTGACGATTGCATTATGGAGTACCCGATTTCCACGGTCAGAGTGATGGGCCTCAATATCCCCATAAGTGGCGGTGGGTATATGCGCCTGCTTCCATATGGGCTCATCCGGCGAGGCCTTTCGAGAATCAACTGCGATGAAAACAAGCCCTTTGTCTTTTACATGCACCCATGGGAACTGGACCCGGAGCAGCCTCGGATGACGAGTATATCTGCCCTGAGCCGGTTCAGACACTACGTCAATCTGGCCGAAACGGCATACAAGCTAAAAAAATTGTTGCATGATTTCAAGTTTTCTTACATGGCCGATGTGATCGGCATTCGATAA
- the epsI gene encoding EpsI family protein, with protein sequence MHHLVERYNSSVIPSTVLIQRHLYYILPFSALAIVFFETIIRLVRGWFTYDGSHGLLIFAFGVYIFWVKRHEVAQLTVEPSPWSGTALSLLGGLGYLAGRFTGTWSLEGISLIVTILGMVLLLGGKKILFFFALPVGYTIFMFPFFDELLGGISIPLQLITAWIASNMLRVVGMPALLSDQYITLPHINLEVAKACNGINHITALLAITIPFSYFVHRSWYKRATLVVSAVVIGIVLNGIRVASIGVITSFQKEGPLHGPSDVFYVSFIFFSGLLIQFLISHMIGRDAAESEKHIHMRAERDGDRSGSEWTKKEITALSLAMGTVASVGLGLVFWNPQPAALASPLDTIPFTIGTYEGRDATNKSGSFKGMDLGTELFRRYEDADSGAAIYLYVGYMPIQNYERKITNYPSEALLARSINLDLLSGGEPVRIRWAVLSDAGVHRTVYYWYVIGNQIVAERAQAKWVSLIEAFKKRKTAAAIVIVSSEKATIAGDDVEHAHTYVEEIIPIVKKHLN encoded by the coding sequence GTGCACCATCTTGTCGAGCGTTACAACTCGTCCGTCATACCCTCAACCGTGTTAATACAGCGACATTTATACTATATTCTCCCTTTCTCTGCGCTGGCGATTGTTTTTTTCGAAACGATCATCAGGCTAGTCAGGGGATGGTTTACTTACGATGGTTCGCACGGGCTGCTCATTTTTGCGTTTGGGGTGTACATCTTCTGGGTTAAGAGGCATGAAGTCGCCCAACTCACTGTGGAGCCGTCCCCATGGTCCGGGACTGCGCTGTCGTTGCTGGGCGGGCTGGGATATCTGGCTGGCAGGTTCACAGGGACATGGTCCCTGGAAGGAATATCGCTTATTGTGACGATCCTCGGGATGGTGCTTCTGCTCGGCGGGAAGAAGATTCTTTTCTTTTTCGCCCTGCCGGTGGGATACACGATTTTCATGTTCCCTTTTTTTGATGAATTGCTGGGAGGCATCAGTATCCCTCTGCAGCTCATCACGGCTTGGATCGCGTCAAACATGCTGAGAGTGGTTGGCATGCCGGCACTCTTGTCGGATCAGTACATTACCCTTCCTCACATAAATCTGGAGGTCGCCAAAGCCTGCAACGGGATAAACCACATTACGGCACTGCTGGCGATCACGATTCCCTTCTCATACTTCGTGCACAGATCGTGGTACAAACGCGCAACACTCGTCGTGTCCGCCGTTGTGATCGGCATCGTCTTGAATGGAATCCGGGTTGCATCGATTGGAGTCATAACCTCGTTCCAAAAGGAGGGACCACTGCACGGACCATCGGATGTATTCTATGTGTCGTTCATCTTCTTCTCCGGTTTGCTCATCCAATTCCTCATCAGTCACATGATTGGCAGGGACGCGGCAGAGTCTGAAAAGCACATTCACATGCGTGCTGAGCGCGATGGAGATCGCTCCGGTAGCGAATGGACTAAAAAGGAAATTACGGCCCTGAGCCTTGCCATGGGCACGGTTGCGAGCGTGGGACTGGGCCTTGTGTTTTGGAATCCCCAGCCTGCTGCTCTTGCGTCGCCCCTGGACACTATTCCCTTTACCATAGGGACCTATGAAGGGAGGGACGCAACAAATAAGTCCGGATCGTTCAAGGGCATGGATCTGGGGACCGAGTTGTTCAGACGGTACGAGGACGCTGATTCCGGGGCCGCGATCTATCTCTACGTAGGGTATATGCCCATTCAGAACTATGAAAGGAAAATCACAAATTATCCTTCCGAAGCTCTGCTTGCGAGATCGATTAACCTCGATCTGTTGAGCGGCGGTGAACCCGTAAGAATTAGGTGGGCGGTCTTGAGCGACGCTGGTGTGCATAGAACCGTTTATTATTGGTATGTCATCGGCAACCAGATCGTTGCGGAGAGAGCCCAGGCGAAATGGGTATCTCTGATTGAGGCCTTCAAAAAAAGAAAAACGGCTGCGGCGATTGTCATTGTGTCATCGGAGAAGGCGACGATTGCCGGAGATGATGTGGAACATGCGCATACCTATGTTGAGGAAATAATCCCAATTGTCAAGAAGCACTTGAACTGA
- a CDS encoding acyltransferase, with the protein MKALVRGTLTALYCKIAKPRVKIEFPFFMYEIFRVNGPGRVFIGSQCSIYPNIFDGVSIVTLDRESEIRIGRHCSLGGVTIRCRKKIEIGDRVMAGQSLIQDSMFTECQGTSEKAMPQEMLPRPIRIGNNVWIGAQTCILGGTTIGDDSVVSLGTVCFGNVIEEYRLASGNPSLRPVSISRLMRMQDMHR; encoded by the coding sequence GTGAAGGCGCTGGTTCGTGGCACTCTCACCGCACTCTATTGCAAGATTGCGAAACCCAGGGTGAAGATTGAATTCCCTTTTTTCATGTACGAGATATTCCGAGTGAATGGACCTGGGAGAGTGTTCATAGGAAGCCAGTGTTCCATTTATCCGAACATATTTGACGGGGTTAGCATCGTGACCCTGGATCGGGAATCTGAAATCCGCATCGGCAGGCACTGCTCGCTCGGCGGCGTGACGATTCGTTGCCGGAAAAAAATCGAGATCGGTGACAGGGTCATGGCAGGTCAGTCATTGATTCAGGACAGCATGTTTACCGAATGTCAAGGCACATCAGAAAAGGCGATGCCACAAGAAATGCTCCCGCGTCCCATTAGGATAGGCAACAACGTTTGGATCGGTGCACAGACGTGCATACTCGGGGGAACGACAATCGGTGATGACAGTGTCGTTTCTCTGGGAACAGTTTGTTTTGGTAACGTCATCGAGGAATATCGATTAGCCTCGGGGAACCCGAGTCTTCGACCGGTCTCGATATCGAGGCTGATGCGAATGCAGGATATGCACAGATGA
- a CDS encoding acyltransferase, producing MKDLIAVIRGKFFLLRCRLLKKNINIGKGLRLYKRLDVRGEGALIIGDNCIIGGIKGDRKQFVTLYTLHRDARIEIGNNAELYAARLSSRYLIKVGHDVHIEESGIMDTDFHSIERDRGAPLNENLDSCAVTIGDGVRIGARCLVTKGAKIGNKAVIGPGSVVTRTIPDSCFALGNPARVISTQQQVMTNSRS from the coding sequence ATGAAAGATCTCATAGCCGTCATTAGAGGGAAGTTTTTTTTGCTCAGGTGTCGGCTGCTTAAGAAGAACATCAACATCGGCAAGGGGCTGAGGCTCTACAAGAGGCTTGATGTAAGAGGTGAGGGGGCGTTGATAATAGGCGACAACTGCATAATAGGCGGCATCAAAGGCGACAGAAAACAGTTTGTGACTTTGTATACGCTGCATCGTGATGCGCGAATCGAAATTGGTAACAACGCCGAATTGTATGCCGCCAGGCTCTCTTCAAGATATTTGATTAAAGTGGGGCATGATGTGCACATAGAAGAATCGGGCATAATGGATACGGATTTTCATTCCATAGAACGTGACCGAGGGGCACCTTTGAACGAGAATTTGGACTCATGCGCAGTAACAATAGGAGACGGGGTAAGAATCGGCGCCAGGTGTCTGGTGACGAAAGGGGCTAAAATCGGAAACAAGGCAGTAATCGGTCCCGGATCGGTTGTAACGCGGACCATTCCTGATTCGTGCTTTGCACTTGGAAATCCCGCAAGAGTGATAAGCACGCAACAGCAGGTCATGACGAACAGCAGGTCATGA
- a CDS encoding serine acetyltransferase: MRFREYKNKILTDLHRYFAATNVTAFLRGLCLLPGYKYTFWMRTAYYSKQNGILFMPLYVMSRLMMNRYQYKYGICIPYNTRIGEGLYIGHFGGIFVNHEVKIGKNCNINQDVSIGATYGGKYPGIPVIGDNVYLGPGSKIIGGITLGNNVAVGANCVVNIDVPDNGVVIGNPCKIISYQGSKEYIVNTDY; this comes from the coding sequence GTGCGTTTCAGGGAATACAAGAACAAGATCTTGACAGATCTGCACAGGTATTTTGCAGCAACGAATGTAACGGCATTTTTGAGGGGTCTGTGCCTTCTGCCTGGGTATAAATACACGTTTTGGATGCGGACGGCGTACTATTCGAAGCAGAACGGCATCCTGTTTATGCCCCTCTATGTGATGAGCCGCTTGATGATGAACCGCTATCAATATAAATACGGTATTTGCATACCTTACAATACGCGAATAGGTGAAGGGTTGTACATAGGGCATTTCGGCGGCATATTTGTGAACCATGAGGTGAAAATCGGCAAGAACTGCAACATCAATCAGGACGTTTCTATTGGGGCGACCTACGGAGGCAAGTACCCGGGGATACCCGTAATCGGAGACAATGTGTATCTCGGTCCGGGCTCCAAAATTATCGGAGGTATTACGCTGGGCAACAACGTCGCAGTCGGTGCAAACTGCGTGGTAAACATCGACGTGCCCGACAACGGCGTCGTGATCGGCAACCCTTGTAAGATAATATCATATCAGGGATCGAAGGAATATATCGTCAACACGGATTACTGA
- a CDS encoding glycosyltransferase family 2 protein has translation MSLAEWLFTGSLLAIFYIYLGYPIVLMILAKWTPIPVRKGEYKPTVSILIAAHNEASCIGKTIENKLMLDYPAGKTEIIVISDGSDDGTDEIVRKYAGRGVKLIRQEPRAGKTSALNLAIPSAKGEIIVFSDANSLYERDALRKLLSNFKDPSVGYVTGKMIYVNPDGSVIGDGCSAYMKYENRLRSLETAVGSIVGVDGGIDAVRKALYRPMRADQLPDFVLPLAVVAQGYRVVYEPGAILRETALAKSSDEYRMRVRVTLRALWALKDMRHLLNFGRDALFTWQLWSHKLLRYFSFVFLAGAYIGNAFLVSKEFYYAGFFAMQSLFYVAGLAAPYIANRGFRFVLMIHYFVLINVAALHAFLKFALGRKQVVWTPRKG, from the coding sequence ATGTCGTTGGCAGAGTGGCTATTTACGGGATCACTCCTTGCCATATTTTACATCTACTTGGGTTACCCTATAGTACTCATGATCCTCGCGAAATGGACGCCAATACCCGTTCGCAAGGGGGAATACAAGCCCACCGTCTCGATTCTGATCGCAGCGCATAATGAAGCATCATGCATAGGCAAGACCATCGAGAACAAACTCATGCTAGACTATCCTGCTGGCAAGACGGAAATCATTGTAATTTCTGATGGTTCCGATGATGGGACGGATGAGATTGTGCGGAAATATGCGGGACGGGGCGTGAAGCTGATCAGGCAGGAGCCGAGGGCCGGCAAGACCTCTGCGTTGAATCTCGCGATCCCCAGCGCTAAGGGAGAAATCATCGTTTTTTCCGATGCGAATTCCCTCTATGAACGTGACGCGCTTCGTAAATTGCTTTCTAATTTCAAGGACCCAAGCGTAGGCTACGTGACTGGAAAAATGATCTATGTGAACCCCGACGGGAGCGTAATCGGCGACGGCTGCTCCGCCTACATGAAGTATGAAAACCGCCTCCGTTCTCTGGAAACTGCCGTCGGGTCTATTGTGGGAGTAGACGGAGGGATTGACGCAGTCCGCAAGGCATTGTACAGGCCCATGAGGGCGGACCAACTGCCTGATTTTGTTCTCCCTTTGGCCGTAGTCGCGCAGGGTTATCGTGTGGTCTATGAGCCCGGGGCGATCTTGAGAGAGACGGCGCTTGCAAAATCATCAGATGAATACCGGATGAGAGTACGAGTAACCCTGCGAGCCTTATGGGCGCTTAAAGACATGCGCCACCTACTCAACTTCGGGAGGGACGCTCTTTTCACTTGGCAACTATGGTCACACAAGCTGTTGCGGTACTTCTCCTTTGTGTTCCTTGCCGGGGCGTACATCGGGAACGCGTTTCTGGTCTCAAAGGAATTTTATTACGCAGGCTTCTTCGCCATGCAAAGTCTTTTCTATGTTGCGGGTCTAGCGGCCCCCTATATCGCGAACAGAGGGTTTCGCTTCGTCCTCATGATTCATTATTTCGTACTTATCAACGTAGCGGCCCTGCACGCCTTTTTGAAATTCGCATTAGGCCGAAAGCAAGTCGTCTGGACACCCAGGAAAGGATAG
- the asnB gene encoding asparagine synthase (glutamine-hydrolyzing): MCGICGIFNYGTHEPVGTGLLRAMNDTLRHRGPNDEGQHIDGNLGLAMRRLSIIDIGGGKQPIHNEDRSIWIVFNGEIFNYSELKRYLEGKGHTFCTQSDTETIVHLYEEHGDDCVNYLRGMFAFALWDSPTRSLLLARDRVGIKPLFYCDTGKGELLFSSEPKALLASPKVPRDMDHQGLDAYFAYGYIPAPLSIYKSIRKLPAGHLMKIRQSGLSIRKYWDLYFRPEHGKPQSYFEGKFEEIFSEAVKMRLISEVPLGAFLSGGVDSGLVVAYMADAMNSAPHTFSVGFSGNVGGYLDERPYARMVAERYRCEHRELLIEPRVETILDDIVDAFDEPFADDSVIPSYYICEASSHDLTVALTGLGGDELFAGYERYLGFRISLLYDYMPSVLAKGIFAPFIEWLPELSNGHYTVNHLKRFVRASHLALPERYARYVTMLNPDERSRLYHPDISASIDFRATEELMTGYFNSDENATNPLDKMFYQDIKTYLPDDILALTDRIGMRHSMELRVPFTDHVLMEFCATIPAEMKMKRMQKKAMLKQIAAAKLPRPVLAHRKQGFASPMAQWLKSDLKSFSEALISAGGKSIEDVLRRSVIREMIADHMQCRELNDKRIFALIMYQRWCEKNKGSI, from the coding sequence ATGTGCGGGATATGCGGAATTTTTAATTACGGCACTCACGAACCTGTCGGGACAGGGCTCCTCCGTGCGATGAACGATACACTGCGCCACCGCGGGCCGAACGATGAGGGCCAGCATATCGACGGGAATCTTGGCCTTGCGATGCGAAGGCTCTCCATCATCGACATCGGGGGCGGGAAGCAGCCCATCCACAACGAGGATAGGTCGATCTGGATCGTTTTTAACGGTGAGATCTTCAACTATTCGGAACTGAAAAGATACCTGGAGGGCAAAGGCCATACGTTTTGCACCCAGAGCGATACTGAGACAATCGTTCATCTTTATGAAGAGCACGGGGATGACTGTGTCAACTACCTGAGGGGCATGTTTGCCTTCGCACTGTGGGACAGTCCCACCCGGTCGCTTCTCCTCGCCCGGGATCGCGTCGGGATTAAACCCCTATTCTATTGCGACACTGGAAAGGGAGAGCTGCTTTTCTCATCGGAGCCGAAGGCCCTTCTGGCATCTCCGAAGGTGCCGCGAGACATGGATCATCAAGGCCTCGATGCATACTTCGCCTATGGGTATATCCCCGCCCCCTTGAGCATTTATAAGTCGATCCGGAAGCTGCCCGCCGGCCATCTCATGAAAATCAGGCAATCGGGTTTGTCAATCAGGAAATACTGGGATCTGTATTTCAGGCCGGAGCATGGCAAGCCTCAATCCTACTTTGAGGGCAAATTCGAGGAAATCTTTTCCGAAGCCGTGAAAATGCGGCTGATCAGTGAAGTGCCCCTGGGAGCTTTCCTAAGCGGGGGCGTTGATTCCGGTCTCGTGGTTGCCTACATGGCTGATGCCATGAACAGCGCACCTCATACATTCTCCGTCGGTTTTTCGGGCAATGTAGGGGGCTACCTGGACGAAAGGCCTTATGCCCGGATGGTCGCGGAGAGATATCGCTGTGAGCACCGCGAGTTGCTCATAGAGCCGCGTGTCGAAACAATTCTCGATGACATTGTTGACGCCTTCGACGAGCCGTTTGCCGATGATTCCGTGATCCCGTCCTATTACATCTGCGAAGCGTCAAGTCACGACCTGACGGTCGCGCTCACGGGGCTTGGTGGCGATGAGTTGTTTGCCGGCTATGAGCGTTACCTGGGTTTTCGAATCAGTCTGCTGTACGACTACATGCCATCGGTTCTGGCGAAAGGTATCTTCGCGCCGTTCATCGAGTGGTTACCCGAATTGAGCAATGGGCACTACACGGTCAATCATCTCAAGCGCTTTGTTCGGGCATCACACCTGGCCCTGCCGGAGAGATACGCAAGGTACGTGACGATGCTGAACCCAGACGAGCGTTCACGCCTGTATCACCCCGATATTTCCGCATCGATAGATTTCCGGGCAACGGAAGAGTTGATGACGGGCTACTTTAACTCAGATGAGAACGCGACGAACCCGCTGGATAAGATGTTTTACCAGGATATCAAGACCTATCTGCCGGACGATATCCTGGCACTAACGGACAGGATCGGAATGCGTCACTCCATGGAGTTGAGAGTACCTTTTACCGATCATGTCCTGATGGAATTCTGCGCGACTATACCGGCCGAGATGAAAATGAAGCGGATGCAGAAGAAAGCCATGCTGAAGCAAATCGCGGCCGCGAAACTGCCGCGACCTGTACTGGCGCACCGAAAACAGGGGTTCGCTTCACCCATGGCGCAGTGGTTGAAATCAGATTTGAAATCATTCAGCGAGGCTCTCATATCGGCTGGAGGAAAAAGCATTGAAGACGTCCTGAGGAGAAGTGTTATCAGGGAAATGATTGCCGATCATATGCAATGCCGGGAACTAAACGATAAAAGAATATTCGCACTGATCATGTATCAAAGATGGTGCGAGAAGAATAAGGGGTCGATATGA